In Chloroflexia bacterium SDU3-3, the genomic stretch GAGGGGCTGGCCCTTCGTCGCCGCCCGCGCAAAGCACGCACCCACAACGCTTGTGCAACCAATATCGACCTAAGCGAAGATGGGCGAAATGCCTGCGGCAGCAAGGAACTTCATCTTTTTGTTTGCCAGGTCGTTCGGCCTATGGCCGAACGACCTGGCAAACAAGGAAAAGGGCTACGCCCTGCGAATGTAGAGCTTTCTGCAAGCGCATGGCAGTACGCTGTTTCTCCCTTACGCCGCCCGCTCGGCGTCGGCGGTGCGCAGGCCCTCCTCCAGCACATCCAGGCCCTCGTGCAGCTGCTCGTCGGTGATGACCAGGGGCGGCAGCAGGCGGATGCAGTTGGTATACAGCCCGGCGCGCATGGCCAGCACGCCGTGGCGCATGGCCCAGGCCAGCGTGGCGGCGGTCGGCTCCACTGCCGGGGTGCGGGCGGCGCGGTCGGCCACCAGCTCGATGCCGACCATCGCGCCCAGGCCGCGCACGTCGCCCACCAGGCCGATCTCGCGCTGCCACGCGGCGGCGCGGGCCATGATCTGCTGGCCGATCTCTGTGGCGCGCTGCAGCAGGCCGTCGCGCTCGATCATCTTGAAGACCTCTAGCGCGGCCACGCAGGCCAGCGGGTTGCCGCCGTAGGTGCCGCCCACCCCGCCCACGTGCGGCGCGTCCATCAGGTGCGCCCGCCCGGTGGTGGCGGCGATGGGCATGCCCGCGCCCAGGCTCTTGGCGCTCACCAGGATGTCCGGCTCCGCGCCCATCTGCTCCATGGCGAACAGCGTGCCGGTGCGCCCGAAGCCCGCCTGCACCTCATCCGCGATCAGGATGGCCCCGATGCGGTCGCACAGGGCGCGCAGCCGCTGCATGAACGCGGGCGGGCAGGGCACGAAGCCGCCCTCGCCCAGCACCGGCTCGATGATGATCGCGGCCACGTTCTCCGGCCCCACGTGGGCCAGCAGCACGCGCTCCAGCTGCTCGTAGCAGTAGTCCACGCTGCGCTGTACCTCCTGCTCGTGGCTCTCGGGCGCGCCCGCCGCGCGGGCCACCTTGCCCGAGAGGCACTGGTAGGCGTAGGGGTAGGGCGCGCGGTAGACCTCGGGGGCGAAGGGGCCGAACGACTTCTTGAAGGCGGCCTTGCTGGTGAGCGAGAGCGTGAGCAGGGTGCGCCCGTGGTAGCCGCCCTCGAAGGCGATCACGGCGCTGCGCCCGGTGGCGGCGCGGGCGATCTTGATCGCGTTCTCCACGCCCTCGGCCCCGCTGTTGCCCAGCAGCGTCTTGCACGGCCCGCTGATCGGCGCGGCCTCGTTCAGCTTCTCGCACAGCTCGATGTAGGGGTCGTAGGTGCCCACCAGCGCGGATGTGTGGATGAGCCTGGCGGCCTGGGCCTGGATGGCGGCCACCACCTCGGGCGGGCAGTGGCCCACGGCCAGCGTGCCGATGCCGCTCACCAGGTCGAGCAGCTGGTTGCCGTCGGCGTCCCACACCAGCGCGCCGCTGCCGCGCTCGATCGCCAGCGGGGTGGCCTTGAATAGCCCGCCGGGCACCGCCGCGTCGCGTCGCGCCAGCAGCTGCTGGCTGCGCGGCCCGGGCAGCTCGGTGGCGAGCTGGATGTATTTGGTCATGGTTGTGCTCCTGTCGGGTTGTGGTGGAGGACCGCTCTTTTTACCACGAAGACACGAAGGCACGAAGGTCTTTTGTTGTTCCTTGGTGTCTTGGTGTCTTGGTGGTTATTGGTTCGTTTTTCCTCTTCGCGTCTTCGCGCCTTCGTGGTTAGCGGTTCCCGTTGTTCCTTGGTGTCTTGGAGTCTTGGTGGTGAAAACCTACTCGCCCTTGACGGCGGTCCACAGGTCGGTGAATGCCTTGGTCTGGTCGTTGCGCTCGATCCACTCCAGCCGCTTCATCATCTCCTCGGTGGGGGCGAAGCCCTGCTTGTAGGCGTCCTGAAGCGTCGGGGGCAGCAGCGGCTCGGCGGCGGCGTTGGGCGTGACGCCCAGGATGAAGGTGGCGTTCTTGGCGGCCACGTCGGGGCGCATCAGGTAGTTGAGAAAGACGTGCGCGGTGTACTGGTTGGGCGAGTCGGCCACGATGGCCATGTTGTCCTGCCAGATCGTGCAGCCCTCCTTGGGGGCCACGAAGGTGATGTTGGGGTTGCCCGAGAAGCTGCCATCCAGCCCCAGTCGGGCCTGGAGCGCGTTGTAGCTGTAGATGTGGCCGATGATGATCTCGCCGCTGGCCAGCTTGCGGCTCACGTTGCTGCTGTCGTAGGCCGAGACATCGGGCTTCTGGGCCTTCAGCAGATCCTCGGCCTTCTTCAGATCGGCGGGGTTGGTGTTGTTGAGCGAGAGGCCCAGGTACTTGAGCGCCGCGCCCGGCGTCTCGCGCTCGTCGTCCAGCATGGTGAACTGGCCCTTGATCTTCTCCAGTTGGGCCGGGTCGAACACGGCGGCCCAGCTATCCACCGGCGCGTCGAACTTGCTGCTGTCGTAGGCCAGGCCAGTCATGCCCATGTTGTAGGGCAGCGAGTAGACATTGCCCTTGTCGTAGTAGAGGTCGAGGTTGTCGGCCTTGATGTTCGCGAGGTTGGGCAGCAGCGACTTGTCGAGCTTGGCCAGCAGCCCGCCCTTGGCCATGATGTCGATGGCGTAGTCGGAGGGGAAGACGATGTCGTAGCCCGAGCTGCCCGGGCTGATCTTGGCGATCATGTCCTCGTTGTTGTCGAACGACTCGGATGTGACGGCGACGCCGTATTCTTTCTGGAAATCTTCGAGCACCGCCGGGTCGAGGTAGTCGGCCCAGTTGTAGATGTGCAGCTCCTTGCTGAGCTTGGCGGGGTCGACCGCGAGGCTGCCGGGGGCCTGGTCGGGGGCGGTGGCGCTGCCATCGGCGGTGGGCGCCGCCGCCTGGGTGGCGGCGGGCGCGGGCGCGCTGGTGGCGCTGCTGCCCGCCTGGCCCTGCCCGCCGCACGCTGTCAGCAGCGCTAGCGCCGCCCCAACCACCCCCAGATACTGCATCTTCCTCATAGCAGGGCGCTCCTCAAAACTAGAGAGAATCCATGTGCCTTATCCGTCGTTATGGTCGAGGTTGATTCTGACCCGGTCGAACCTCATTTTGCAGTGGTCGAGGTTGATTCTGACCCGGTCGAACCTCATTTTGCAGTGGTCGAGGTTGATTCTGACCCGGTCGAACCTCATTTTGCAGTGGTCGAGGTTGATTCTGACCCGGTCGAACCTCATTTTGCAGCGGTCGAGGTTGATTCTGACCCGGTCGAACCTCATTTTGACCCAGCCGGGTGCTATGTGCGCTTGCGCTGGAGCAGCTGCGAGAGGCCGATCAGCGAGATCGAGACCACCAGCATGATCGTGCTGATCGCGTTGATCTTGGGCGTGATCGCCCGCTTGACCGAGGCGTAGACCTCGGTGGGCAGCAGCGGGTTGCCCGGGCCGGATGTGAAGAAGCTGATGATAAAGTCATCGAGCGAGAGCGTGAAGGCCAGCAGCGCCCCGCCGATGATACCGGGCAGGATGAGCGGGAAGGTGATGTTCCAGAACGTGCGCCAGGGGCCAGCCCCCAGGTCGGCGGCGGCCTCCTCCAGCCGCCTATCGAAGCCGCGCAGGCTGGCCCGCACCACCACCACCACGAACGAGATGCTGAAGGTGATGTGCGCGAGCACCACCGTGACCATGCTCATCTTCAGCTTCATGCCGGTGAAAAACTCGATGATGTCGAACACGCACGAGAAAAAGGCCAGCAGCGACAGGCCCATCACGATCTCGGGGATGATGATCGGCATGTAGATCAGGCCGTCCACGGCGGCGCGGCCAGGGAAGCGAAAGCGCTCCAGCGCCAGCGCGCCCAGCGTGCCCAGCACGGTGGAGAAGAAGGTGGAGATCGCGGCAACCTTGAGCGAGTTGAGCGTGGCGGTGATCAGGCGGGCGTCATCTAGCAGCTTGGCGTACCAGTCGAAGGTGAAGCCCGTCCAGCGCACCCCGAACGAGTCGGTGGTGAAGGAGAACAGCACCAGCACCGCGATCGGCGCGTAGAGGAAGGCCATCATCAGCCAGATATGGCCATCCAGCAGCCAGCGCGCGCCGATCTGCCTGCGCTCGTGGCGGGCGGCGGTCTGGGCGCGCGGCTTGGCCTGGGTCTGCGCAGTTGCTTCCATCATCGATCTTCCTCCGTGGTGGTGCGGAAGTAGAACACCACCGCCGCTGTGAGCACCAGCATAAAGACGAGCGACATGGCCGAGCCAAGCGGCCAGTTGGGCGGGTTGGATCGGGTGAAGAGGCGCTGGAACAGGTTGCCCAGCAGGTCCACCTTCGCGCCGCCCAGCAGATCGGAGACGACGAACTGGCCGACGGTGGGGATGAACACCAGCACCGCGCCAGCGGCCACGCCGGGCATGGTCAGCGGCAGCATCACGCTGCCGAAGGCCTGGGCTTGGTCGGCCCCTAGGTCGGCGGCGGCCTCCATCAGGGTGAAGTCGAAGCGCTCAAGCGAGGCGTAGATCGGCAGCACCATGAAGGGCAGCTGGCCGTAGACCAGGCCCAGCAGCACGGCCCAGGGCGTGTTCAGCATAGTCTGGCGGGGCAGCCCCAGCGACTGGAACAGCGTGTTGAGCAGGCCGTTGTTGCTGAGGATGATCATCCAGGCGTAGGTGCGCACCAGGAAGTTGGTCCAGAACGGGATGAGCACTAGGAACAGCAGCAGGGCGCGGCGGCGCGGTGGCGAGAGCACGATGCCCAGGGCCAGCGGGTAGGCCAGCAGCGCGCAGAACAGCGTGGTGAGCAGGCCGATGGCCAGCGAGCGCAGGTAGGCGCTCACATACAGCTCTTTGGTGAACAGCGTGGCGTAGTTGTCGAGCGTGAAGCGCCACTCGACCCCGCCGAGCTGGCCGGGGGTGAGGAAGCTGTAGATCACGATCACCGCCAGCGGGATGGTGAAGAACACCACCAGCCAGAGCAGCGTGGGCAGCAGCAGGCCCGAGACGGCCCAGCGCTGCCTGCGGCGGCTCTCGCGCAGCGCCTGGTGCAGATCGGTCGGGGGGGCTAGGGCCATCGTGCGTTCTCCCTTCTCTCTCGGTGCGCCAGGGCCGCGTACAGAAACGACGCGGGGCGCGGGGTCGGGTGCCCTGCGTCATCGCGTCGGCGGTCGGCGGTCGGGGTGTGCGGGATGGGCTACTCGGCGAACACCAGCGCGCTCTCGGCGGGCCAGGTGAGGTAGGCGGGCTTGCCCTGGGCGAAGCGCTCCTCGGCGCTGGCCACCGAGCGGGTGTTGGCCTCCAGCACGGTGAAGCGCTGCTCGCCGCCCATGTGCACGTGGATGCGGGTGTCGGACCCGATGTAGACCACGCGCGAGACCATCACAGGGAACACGTTGGGCGTGTTGGCGGGGCGCTCGTCGCACAGCAGCGCCTTCTCGGGGCGCACCGAGACCGTGGCGGCGCAGCCCACATCCATGGGCCGGGCCGCCAGGCCCTGCACCACCAGGTCGCCGTTCACGCGCACGGTGGCGCGCCCGCCGTCGCAGGCCAGCACATCGCCGCGCAGGAAGTTGGTCTCGCCGATGAAGTCGGCCACGAAGTGGCAGCTGGGGCGCTCGTAGATCTCGCTGGGCGTGCCCACCTGCAGCAGCTTGCCGCCCGACATCACGCCGATGCGGTCGGACATGGTGAGCGCCTCCTCCTGATCGTGGGTGACGAACACGAAGGTGACGCCCAGGCGCTCCTGGAGGCCGCGCAGCTCCAGCTGCAGCTCCTTGCGCAGCTTCTGGTCGAGCGCGCCCAGCGGCTCATCCAGCAGCAGCACGGCGGGCCGGTTGATCAGGGCGCGGGCCAGGGCCACGCGCTGCTGCTGCCCGCCCGAGAGCTGCTTGGGGTAGCGGTCGG encodes the following:
- a CDS encoding aspartate aminotransferase family protein; the protein is MTKYIQLATELPGPRSQQLLARRDAAVPGGLFKATPLAIERGSGALVWDADGNQLLDLVSGIGTLAVGHCPPEVVAAIQAQAARLIHTSALVGTYDPYIELCEKLNEAAPISGPCKTLLGNSGAEGVENAIKIARAATGRSAVIAFEGGYHGRTLLTLSLTSKAAFKKSFGPFAPEVYRAPYPYAYQCLSGKVARAAGAPESHEQEVQRSVDYCYEQLERVLLAHVGPENVAAIIIEPVLGEGGFVPCPPAFMQRLRALCDRIGAILIADEVQAGFGRTGTLFAMEQMGAEPDILVSAKSLGAGMPIAATTGRAHLMDAPHVGGVGGTYGGNPLACVAALEVFKMIERDGLLQRATEIGQQIMARAAAWQREIGLVGDVRGLGAMVGIELVADRAARTPAVEPTAATLAWAMRHGVLAMRAGLYTNCIRLLPPLVITDEQLHEGLDVLEEGLRTADAERAA
- a CDS encoding ABC transporter permease encodes the protein MALAPPTDLHQALRESRRRQRWAVSGLLLPTLLWLVVFFTIPLAVIVIYSFLTPGQLGGVEWRFTLDNYATLFTKELYVSAYLRSLAIGLLTTLFCALLAYPLALGIVLSPPRRRALLLFLVLIPFWTNFLVRTYAWMIILSNNGLLNTLFQSLGLPRQTMLNTPWAVLLGLVYGQLPFMVLPIYASLERFDFTLMEAAADLGADQAQAFGSVMLPLTMPGVAAGAVLVFIPTVGQFVVSDLLGGAKVDLLGNLFQRLFTRSNPPNWPLGSAMSLVFMLVLTAAVVFYFRTTTEEDR
- a CDS encoding ABC transporter permease; the protein is MEATAQTQAKPRAQTAARHERRQIGARWLLDGHIWLMMAFLYAPIAVLVLFSFTTDSFGVRWTGFTFDWYAKLLDDARLITATLNSLKVAAISTFFSTVLGTLGALALERFRFPGRAAVDGLIYMPIIIPEIVMGLSLLAFFSCVFDIIEFFTGMKLKMSMVTVVLAHITFSISFVVVVVRASLRGFDRRLEEAAADLGAGPWRTFWNITFPLILPGIIGGALLAFTLSLDDFIISFFTSGPGNPLLPTEVYASVKRAITPKINAISTIMLVVSISLIGLSQLLQRKRT
- a CDS encoding spermidine/putrescine ABC transporter substrate-binding protein produces the protein MQYLGVVGAALALLTACGGQGQAGSSATSAPAPAATQAAAPTADGSATAPDQAPGSLAVDPAKLSKELHIYNWADYLDPAVLEDFQKEYGVAVTSESFDNNEDMIAKISPGSSGYDIVFPSDYAIDIMAKGGLLAKLDKSLLPNLANIKADNLDLYYDKGNVYSLPYNMGMTGLAYDSSKFDAPVDSWAAVFDPAQLEKIKGQFTMLDDERETPGAALKYLGLSLNNTNPADLKKAEDLLKAQKPDVSAYDSSNVSRKLASGEIIIGHIYSYNALQARLGLDGSFSGNPNITFVAPKEGCTIWQDNMAIVADSPNQYTAHVFLNYLMRPDVAAKNATFILGVTPNAAAEPLLPPTLQDAYKQGFAPTEEMMKRLEWIERNDQTKAFTDLWTAVKGE
- a CDS encoding ABC transporter ATP-binding protein: MENGVAVDLRAVSKRFGDALAVDNLSLQIGNGEFFSLLGPSGCGKTTTLRMVAGFELPSEGEIIIAGESVGAKPPYRRHVNTVFQNYALFPHMTVAQNVGFGLRMQRAPKSEVGKWVKDALQMVRLEQYADRYPKQLSGGQQQRVALARALINRPAVLLLDEPLGALDQKLRKELQLELRGLQERLGVTFVFVTHDQEEALTMSDRIGVMSGGKLLQVGTPSEIYERPSCHFVADFIGETNFLRGDVLACDGGRATVRVNGDLVVQGLAARPMDVGCAATVSVRPEKALLCDERPANTPNVFPVMVSRVVYIGSDTRIHVHMGGEQRFTVLEANTRSVASAEERFAQGKPAYLTWPAESALVFAE